The DNA segment TCGAAAGACGACGGCTAATATCGAGCGTTAACTGAAACTAAAGCGGTCTGTAGAAATCAGATGGGGTGTGAAAATCACCTGTGATGGCAGCAAGACGATCATTCTTAAACATGACATGCAAATCTTTGCGCTCTGCTTTATCCCAGCCTGGCTTCAGATAATAAATGTAATACCAGACATTCGGATCATTCTGATCGGTCACCATTGGGCTCCCCATCACATATTCAACCTGAGCGCGGGTCATGCCAATCCGCAGCTGATTTACTTGTTTTTGTTCGACATAATTACCCTGTGGAACATCAATACGATAGACGCAACCAGTAGTTGCAGACATCATCACGCCGGCTAACAGTGCCGCTATCCATTTGCGATTTTGCATGTCGATTCTTCTTGTCTGACAGTCAATTGAGCTGGCCTGATAATAACGGGTAAATATGCTCAGGGAAAGCGTCAGCCACTAATCAGCAGTTCACGGGCATTCGCCAGTGTGTTAGATGTGATCTGATCA comes from the uncultured Tolumonas sp. genome and includes:
- a CDS encoding outer membrane protein assembly factor BamE; this encodes MQNRKWIAALLAGVMMSATTGCVYRIDVPQGNYVEQKQVNQLRIGMTRAQVEYVMGSPMVTDQNDPNVWYYIYYLKPGWDKAERKDLHVMFKNDRLAAITGDFHTPSDFYRPL